In the genome of Paramisgurnus dabryanus chromosome 16, PD_genome_1.1, whole genome shotgun sequence, the window GGAAATGGTCGGGAAGGACGAGCTGTTGATCTCGCATGTAGTCCAGAATGTAACGGAACAGGAAGCCATCTCTGTCGACGAAAAAGCGGCCCTTGGTGTCACGGGCCAAACTCTTTGTGCTCTTTTGACTGAACATCTTCCACAGGAGGGACTCTGGCACACTTGTTAATGTAGAGTAGCGAGTTATATACACCTGGCCACCAACGTTTAGCTCAATAATTTCCGGATAAGACATTTCTTCAACAGGAACACCACTAGTATTGTCCGGCAAAGCCATAGTGGAGAAGACCGACAAGTTTTTGACAAGCTTCAAGGACTTAAGTGTATTTCTACACTAGTTTATCTCTCAGTACTGTACTGTCAAAAATATCCAGGGAAATttgaaatttttaaaaacaatgtcAATAGTCCTTTaggaaaaataaaatgtgatttAAATTAACATAACTTACGCAATTCAGGAAAAGGGGTCTTGCTTACCAACGTGAAATATTGTCATGTGGAAATTAAGCAATTACGCCTGGTTTTTAGATTATGTCCGATTTCATTTGTCCTTGTCTTTCCAAACATCGAGAAAATCCCATTTACCGACACCAATCGTAAATCTTACAGCCACTGAACAAACACTGTTGAAATAGCGCACCTACACCGCCTTATAGTGAAATGCTGAAATGCGTGTTGTCATTATAAAATGACTAAAAAGGTGATGTGAAGAAATGCGTGTAAATAAAAAGATTTAAGATCCATTTCTCTCCGTGCTCTCATCCCGCACTGAGCGCACGCAGCAACTGGACCATAATATTCACGTGCGCTAGCCCCGCCCCCTCACGTCTGACGTCCTcaataatgcatttattttatgaCCTTCTCTTACTTTCATTTagcatttgtatgtttatatatatgtattatttttatttagttgttctttgttgttgttCCTTTTTAATGGTGTGGTTGCGGCATCACATTGTTtgtctttatatttacattaaaatatgaatGTATGCTTTATAATTGCAATGCACGATGtggtaaaaacaatacaatatgGATCATCAAAGAGATTCGAATaaataagtttattttatttctagTGAGGAAAATACCAATGACAGATTTGCCTCAGTTTGCAACgcaatattataatataattcaACACTGACATCTAGTGGTCAAAGACTCTGACAAAGTTATGTTTCATTCTCTGGTTAAAATCACAGTAGTCTTCTCTTTATCTCTGAATACAGTTGACATATCAGATTACACCTCATTGCTAAAATGATCTGCTTTGTGCTGTACACGAGCCTGGCATAGGAGCTGCCGGTTAGGAACCTTACATGATCTGTGCAAGTTTGTTAAAGGTTTTGGCTTAGATTTTTTCTGAAAAGAAAATATCTGatgcaaaaaaattatccaTTTTCACATGACACATATGCATAAGTGTGACATCTGACAAAATAAACAACCACTCCATTAAGTAAAAATGCCATTGTAACCTGTTTTCATTCAACGGAACATGGATGTCCTTTTAAggcttatttgttattttgtgcattttaCTGTTGTAAAAAAATCACCCTTTAAAAGGGATCTCTTCctttttatttaatgatttttacttaCCGAAAAATAGTTAAAATGTAGTGGTGAATATGTTTGCTTAGCAAAGAACGTTACTGTGTTATATTGTGAAACTACACTGATAACAGCAGCTATTTCATTTATTCAACCTCTGATTTAAGAAAGTTTTATCTTAACAAGGAAAAATAATGGCATTGTAAGTTGTTGATGCCATTCTGTGAAGACATCACAAGAAATATACTTTGTAtggttataaataaatattgtattgttttatatCAGCTGGCTTTGTGGTTGTGTTCAGTGTCTGGTTCTGTTAGGGTTAATGAAAATAATGAGGTAGACAAATAGACTAGCAAGCAGCGTGTTTAAATATTTGTTCAATTGCTATTCAAGTTTATCTGGGTCATGTGAGATAAAAATCTGTAAACAGTGCTGTTTCTGTGAACAATCATttcacaaaataatttcacatCCAATCAACTGAGTGGCATGACACAAGATAAAGTTATTATTATGACATTGAATTATCTATTTACTTTCCTCTTTGTCTTAACACACTGCAGCTATAATTATACAAGACAAATGTTCTTGAGTAATTTACTACTGAGGTTGTCAAATCCATTAGATTACAACTGCATTTTTGTACTGACAGACGgctacttttttttttttttttttttttttttattgtatttatttcgAATTTATGCAAAAAGAACatcaaacaaaaaaagataaatTCAAGTATACAAATCACACAAAACATAAAACTATATTAAATGTCCTTTGCCTATTCGAAAAGGAGTGAGAAGAAGAAAATAACTTATTTAATCTCACCCCTTCTCCATAACTTAAAGCTTACAGTAAGCGACCATCATTCCAAATATTCATGCATCTTGCTTCTTATACCTcaaaacaatgtaaaaaaaaagaaaaagcacatcaattatataaaccaaaaaagaaaaatatatatatatataaaaaaaaaaattattcacacCCATCTTCATCCCTGTACCTTTTGAAGACCATATCTTTAAACCTAAACTTAAACTGATTTATGTTTGGGCATTGTTTTAATTCCTCGTCAAAACTATTCCATATCCTCACTCCAGAGCTTGAGATACAAAAACTTTTTCTTGTTGTCCAAAttctgttaattttaaaattatttgtccTCCTTAGATTATACCCTTCATCTCTTGCCTTAaataatatttgaatatttcTCGGTAACAGATTATTTTTAGCTTTAAACATTATTTGGGCTGTCTGATACTTCACAATATcaataaattttaatatttttgattgTAAAAATAATGAATGAGTATGATCCCTATAACCAGCGTTGTGAATAATTCTTATTGCTCTTTTTTGAAGAACAACTATTGAATATAGTGAACTTTTATAATTGTGACCCCAGATCTCAGCACAGTAATTAATATATGGGGAAACTAGTGAACAATACAACATGTGGAGTGATTTAAGATCCAAAACCTGCTTTACTCTATTTAATACTGCAATTAATTTTGATAGTTTTGATTGTACATGATTAATATGTGATTTCCAATTAAGTCTGTCATCTATAATTACCCCCAAgaatttattttcataaactCTATCAATTCTAACCCCATCTATTTGTACGTTCACCTGAATATTCCTATTATAATTACCgaacaacattatttttgttttatttaaatttaatgaGAGTTTATTTATATCAAAccatgtttttaatttgttcatttcttgagttacatttaatattaattgctgtaaattttCACCTGaacaaaatatattagtatCATCCGCAAATAAAACCATCCTCAACAACTTAGATACTGAACATATATCATtgataaacaaaataaacagcTTGGGTCCCATCACCGATCCCTGAGGGACCCCACACTCAATGTCCAAACATACTGACCTATAGTTGAATAGACTTGAATAGATGTCTACAGAGAGATATATATTTTACCATAATAGTGTGTAGTGCCAGCATCTACCAGCAGGGGCTTTTTTCTTTACCCCCCAAAACCAGCAGGggcttttttgtttgttttttattaccaGCAGGGGCTATCGGAAACAAACGACATGTTCTATGACGCCAGCACGCAAAGGCGGATGTGTGACGTCACATGCGTAACGCACATGAGCAGCTATGGTGGAGAGGTAGTGGCGACTTATTTTTCTGGTAATACCAACATCGGTTTCTTGCTGATACACGAAAGTGCATAATTGTTTTTCGTTTGCGAGCAAACGTTCTGTTATCTCGAGCACCTTCGGGTTTTCTTGCTCTCGAGACGCGTGGAAGCGAAAAGAAGATGCCTAATATTAAGATATTCAGCGGGAGCTCTCATCAGGATCTGTCTCAGAAAATCGCCGACCGACTTGGCTTGGAGCTGGGCAAAGTGGTGACCAAAAAGTTTAGCAACCAAGAGACATGGTGAGTAATTCCAGGAAATTATATGAAAGCGTGACATTCACGTGCTAAAGTGCTTTGCATCATATACCGCTGCTGGGAGTTGTAGTTCATCTGGTGTCCGCCAGTGCTCCACGTGGGATTTAGAAGATTACAAATCCCAGAGTGCTGAGCGCCATCACACAGTACGCGCTTGCGGTGcacatttttatagtttttttttgtgttacttttttatTATATCTGGATCCTTTATTGCCATCTCTATTTGCTATTTTATCATATagtatataatttaatattttataattaagtttacCGGTTTAtgttataattttttatgtacggacgctttgaaacaatgcaaaATTGAATAAATACACAATAAACTTTGAAATAAGCTTGGTTTTATCGCTATtttaatttgtatgtttaaacGGGCTGGACTTTAACTTTTTAAggttatgtaatgtaatgttgaCACTTTAATCAGATGATGTTATCATGGTCaagttattaactctttcaagGGCGGTTTGACAGGCAAACATCGCGCCATTGGGATGTATCGCGGTATCATGTCGGGTAGGCTTGTCAATACCAAAGCATTATGTATTGTCCTGTTCACTctcaaatttgacatttttattagtgtttttaaatgtttaaaaaaatgtatttgatggttttttttacaaaataccaTGGTATTACTACTAAGTTACTACTGTAAAATGatctttaaaacaatacaagaaCTATCTATGATAGAGCATTGCAATAGTGCCACAAAGGGTTCATGGGTTTGAAGTTGAACACAGGgaactgataaaaatgtatactttgtaatgtactgtaagttgtttaaagcatctgcaaaatgcataCCGTAAATGTAAATCAAACGTCTAGTACCAAGACACAAAGATTGTGAGAATTGGGAACAATAAATGCAGCTACTATGGTATTTTAATGGGAAGTGTGGTTACCATTAGTAAGTGGGGGGTGCACACCAAGGTGTTTACGTTGATGGCCtgtgtatgttttcaattgtttccattGGAAGTGCCGTACTTTTTAAAAACGCCAGCAGCATAGTATCAGCCTGATGTTTTTAGCCGCTTTGGTGTACACGCTCCCTTATGTGTGTCATTTGTTGTAGTAAAAGCAGGTGTTTCACTGAGATGTGTTGTTCTGTCCTTTACAGTGTGGAGATTGGAGAGAGTGTACGTGGGGAGGATGTCTACATTGTCCAGAGCGGCTGTGGTGAAATTAATGACAATTTAATGGAGCTTTTGATTATGATCAACGCCTGCAAGATCGCATCTGCATGCCGAGTCACAGCAGTCATCCCATGCTTCCCCTACGCAAGACAAGATAAAAAGGATAAGGTGGGTCAAAGGTTATGCATTCTTTCACTTTAAGCTATCACCAGAGGGGTGTAAAAGTGTGCTATTGTTTACCACTTGGaaaaaatgatttgtttttgGAAAAGAAGCTCAAACTTTAATAGACAACCATATTTGTAATTGTGAAGAGAGTAAACTGTTATTATCAATCAATTAAAcacttgtttgttgttttgtgaAGAGTCGGGCACCCATCTCTGCCAAGCTGGTTGCAAATATGCTTTCAGTCTCTGGTGCTGACCACATCATAACAATGGATCTGCACGCATCCCAAATCCAGGTGGGCTTTATAGCACTATCAAatgttttgcattttgtgtgcaTGTTGAGTGAGAATTCATTTTTTGCAGAAATTATGAATATAAATGTTACACATAGATCTAAGGATTTTGGACTTCttaatttgttgttttaggGTTTCTTTGACATTCCCGTGGACAATTTATATGCAGAGCCTGCAGTGTTACAGTGGATTAAAGAAAATATTCCAGAATGGAAGAATTGCACTATAGTTTCTCCAGACGCAGGAGGAGCCAAGAGGTGTGTTTGGTTATGTGATTAGTTATGCTCTGTTGATTTGTAATGACCTAAACATGCTGTAACTTTCACTTTCATTCATGTATTTTTCCATTGGCAGGGTGACCTCTATTGCCGACAGGCTTAATGTTGACTTTGCCCTCATtcacaaagaaagaaaaaaagctAATGAGGTGGATCGCATGGTCTTGGTTGGAGATGTTAAAGATCGGGTGGCCATATTGGTTGATGACATGGCAGATACATGCGGTACCGTATGCCATGCAGCTGAAAAGTGAGATTTTGCATTCGTTTACATCAAATCACCTTCAGTGATCTTGGCGTTTTGAGAATTTCTTACTctaatttcttttattttttattaaggcTTATATCAGCTGGTGCCACCAAAGTTTATGCCATCCTTACCCATGGTATCTTCTCTGGTCCAGCCAGTTCACGCATCAACAATGCTTCTTTTGAGGCTGTAGTGGTGACCAATACAATTCCTCAAGAGGAAAAGATGAAACACTGTCCCAAAAtacaggtttgtcatgtcaaaaCCCCATCTGATTCATGTCAACACTTAAAGCCcagtaactttttttaaatgggtaAAATATTGGTTGTTCTTATTCACAGTTATTTACAGAATACACTTAGTATGTGATATTTAACCAATCTGTCTGTGCATTAATCTGTCTATTGCAAAAGTGTTACTGGTGTCATGTCAAGGTCAATGTTCTCAAAATTCTTTATTCCTCATAGATGACGTTTTGGTCTGCTAActaataattacttttaaagaCATGTATACTAAGTATATTGTTCATTGATCTACAGGTTATTGACATTTCCATGATCCTCGCCGAGGCCATTCGCAGGACCCATAATGGCGAATCTGTGTCCTATCTTTTCAGCCACGTTCCTTTGTAACTTCTCGTCTGTTCACCACTAAAGGCCAATGCTGAACTTCATTCATCTTACCCAAAGAGGCCTGACCAGAGATATTAGCCTTTACAGAAACATTTCACTAGTTGAGGATTTTAGAAAGACTGAGATTTTTCCACTGAGAGCAAGACATGGAATGTTGAGTTTTTGTTTTCAGTCTGTGTTTTGTATAAACTGCTGTTACAATCTGTGACTATGGCTAACCTAAAATCTAGCTTAGTCTAAAAACTTGTCACATTGTAATTTATTTGTTTGCATTCACTGATATTAACTTCTGTGCTGAATCAGGCAAAAtcacatattaaaaaaaataagcgGTTAACAGGTGATTTTGACAGCTTTACTACAGATTGTGTAAATCAGTGGCTAATGTAAGAGTTTAGAGGTTTTGTTTGCTAGGATTAGATTATAGCTTGATCTCTGCAGGCTTGTGCCTGCTTACCAAAACGATTAAAGATTTCATTTTCCATGGATATTTTTAAGAACTCTTTATATGAACGTTTCTATGAATAAAAAGTACTTTCTTTCTTACATTGTTACATCTTGATAGTGCTTATGTAATTTCCCTTTAATGTCCTGTTTTTAATCTCTTAGGAaagtttgttttcatttaagttactttaaatgcacattcctacaattaaactttttttttttaaaggcgtGCTTTGGGCATTGCTTCTGTGTTGTTAATATACTACTAAAACCTCATGTGTTGGTTTGAGCTCAGCTCACATAATAAAACAATTGCAGGATTATCCATTCATATAAATGGTAACTAATTCTCATGAACCTGGCAGTGAACCATAAGCTACATTTATTAAACAGTAATGTTAAATTCTACATATACTTAATAACTAGAAACAGTagtgtgtttataaattaaCAACGTTCATTCCGAAATTAAAACCAtctattttttgttgtttaagtTTCTTTGAAATAATCAGATTATTCTCTCTAATAATCTGTAATTTAGTGTAATTTTTGTTGTGGtgttatctttttttattgttgttatgTTACATGTTAATGCAATCAGGAAATAAAAACACGCAGAAAGGTGACGTCACATTCACGTCATAAGCTGCTGAAGAGTAACCAATGCTGATTGAGGAGTGGCATGAGTACGCTCATAGAGAATAACGGACACTGTCCATTATATCCAATGGTTCTTTTAATCTCTCAATCACGATTGATCTGCTGAAGAGTTTCTCaatattatgattatttatCCTCTATAAATCATCGCCGGTGTATTTGATTGAACATCTGTGAAAATCTCCGATTGAAGGTAGACAAGTGTCTTTGTTGTTTCTGTGTAATTATAGCACGTATGCATGCTTAAGTTTGCTTAAATTTCGTTTATTTATGATTAGACGCGTCATTTCATATCGTAATGATGCACATTTAGGGGctgcatataaataaatataaataatttttcatttacataagaaattaatttagaattttttacattaaaaatgttgtttaatgtattaaaatgtACTTATTAAATTAACCACATTATTAATATTAGATTACCAGTTGACTTTATACACATAAACAGCGTAATTatctattttgttattttatttaaaaaccgcatgtaccatttttttttttattgccgCTGGTGTCCCAGATAGCAGAGCAGCAGTGAAACCTCAACCAAATTTTCTGATCAACGTGAGCTGGTTTTATTTTTGCTGGTGCTTGATTTTTGCTGGTGAAGCATGCTGgactagctgtgttttggtaactttttaagctggtctagctggtgAGGCTGAAAGACCAGCCAGCCTGACCATCTTTGCCActctgggaggaccagcttaaactaGCTACTGACATCTTAAACCAGCCACCAGCTTATGTTGAATTTTTAGTAGGCTATTTAATGATCATGTCACATGtggcacattttatttatgtgacAGATAAAACACAGTTAAACCAGTGACACAATTATTCACCAGTGACCTATGTAAGATCAAATATTCTTATTCTTTAACTAAAATGAAGTATATAAGACTAAATTGTTACATTCAGCAATTAAAGACTATCGGTGACACTAAGTAAAAGCAGTTAGTAAGAgatcataacattttaaaaacatatttttaactTAACAAATCCAGATCCCTACGCTGTCAGTAAAGTCGCTGCTTCTCAGCTGCAATTAATTTAGCCATATATGAACAAAAGAAAGATTAACAGTTATTAAGAAAAGTTAGAAGAATCATTAAATCTTAATGCTGTTTTATGCAAAAGAACTAACTGAATAGTTTTGAATAAAGTTCATATATAAATGTCAATGAGTTGATCTTCATTGATGTTACCCATTgacagtaacaccagtgacaatttTCTTGAATGCATTTCACAAAATGGATGCTGCAAGATATCAAACTACATGTTATACTCACTTAATTAAGTAGTTTAATCCATTTGTATTCTAGTTTTTTACAATTCCCTGACAATAAAGTGGGCCATACCAGCGAGTTAAACCAAAAGCGTTATATGAAATCATTAGATAAATGAGACAATCTCTTATAACTGAAAAGAGACAGTGGATTTAACAAGAGCCTTTCTTTATAGATCTGGGAAGAAGGAACTCAAGTGATGTCACAAGTGtggtttttatttcaaaataagaGATTCTTGTTAATCAATAACAAAACCAGTGACAACTCCAGGTACTTCAATACTTTTTTCATTGgaaattttataatatttatgcaccattttggtttgtttttgccatttacatcatatatttgatAGTTATGTATACATTATTGGAATTTAAattgtagaaaaaaatatttttgacctCAAAATAAAGCCCTTTCCCTGGGGACAAGCACTTATGTAGTGCTTTGAAGTCtatatcagtggttctcaaactgggggccgcaagatggtgccagggggcccccaGTTGTatgggattttataaaatacattcctTTTTTATTTCTGTGTAATTAGACCTCAGacaaataaggctactaaccaacagcaataTGTTGTacaatttaatatgttttattacATTCAAATGTCAAGTATACGTCAAAAATCTTCTTCAGGGGGGCCAAAGAGCGATGCACCACTACCAAAGGGGGCTGCATGCCAAAAAGTTAAAGAAACCACTGgtctatataattaattaaaaaacaaatattgctGCAATGATGCTCAGGAATGTGTAATTGTTCAAAAgacatattgttttattttaaaatattaagaaaagTGTAACCCTtaagtgtttttaaatgtttcttttttaataatatttctgTAAAGGCCGGGGACAGAAAAATGACcgatttgtaaaaaaatttttgtttaatatacTTCTAATTATTTAATGTAGAAGACTTATAGTTGTAGTATTTGAGAACATGAACTTCAGGATTCAATGCCATATGACATTAATGTGCAATAACAGTATTAATAATGGACACTTTATACTGCACGCAGTAATGTGAATTATTCATCATATTGTTTTGATGGTCATACTGTTTTTAATCATActtaaaacattttgtaagttatgtatttttatttggtGTGCAATCGCAGTAAACATCTATTGTATTGTGTTGTGAAGACAGCTGTCAAAGATGTTTTTCAATTGATTTTACTTGTATGCATTAATTGTATGTATGACAATAAAATAACTTAGTATCTTTGGTCCTGTCTTTCTCCAGCAACACAAGATATGGGAGGCAATTCCAATGACGACCAGGCTGTTGTCGAATCCACCGACTCTACAGCCTGGTTTCGCAGCTACTTGCATGGAGGAACCTCCAGCCTCATTTCCACCTTGACCACCATCATCACGTTCCCTTTGTACAAGACTGTGTTTCGTCAACAGCTTCACAGCACTTTAGTACGTGAAGCCGTGGTCCAGTTATTTAAGGAGGGTCCGCTGAAACTGTACCGTGGTGTAGCTCCACCCCTCCTGATGAGATCTCTCAATGGCACGCTCCTGTTTGGCCTCCAGGACACTTTCCAACAGAAGCTCTCCATCTGGGCCGAACCCCCTCTTCCTCAAAATCTCCTGCCGTCTATGGCTGGTTTAGGTGCAGGGGTGGTGGAAGCTGC includes:
- the prps1b gene encoding ribose-phosphate pyrophosphokinase 1; protein product: MPNIKIFSGSSHQDLSQKIADRLGLELGKVVTKKFSNQETCVEIGESVRGEDVYIVQSGCGEINDNLMELLIMINACKIASACRVTAVIPCFPYARQDKKDKSRAPISAKLVANMLSVSGADHIITMDLHASQIQGFFDIPVDNLYAEPAVLQWIKENIPEWKNCTIVSPDAGGAKRVTSIADRLNVDFALIHKERKKANEVDRMVLVGDVKDRVAILVDDMADTCGTVCHAAEKLISAGATKVYAILTHGIFSGPASSRINNASFEAVVVTNTIPQEEKMKHCPKIQVIDISMILAEAIRRTHNGESVSYLFSHVPL